In a single window of the Zonotrichia albicollis isolate bZonAlb1 chromosome 23, bZonAlb1.hap1, whole genome shotgun sequence genome:
- the CDK5R1 gene encoding cyclin-dependent kinase 5 activator 1 has product MGTVLSLSPSYRKAPLFEEGAATVGHYTAVQNSKNAKEKGLKRHSLISVLPWKRIAAVSAKKKSSKKVQPNGGYQSNVTHLNNENLKKSLSCANLATFAPPPPPAAAAAALASAQKAPPAAPAAAAATPRRVVVQASTSELLRCLGEFLCRRCYRLKHLSPTDPVLWLRSVDRSLLLQGWQDQGFITPANVVFLYMLCRDVISAEVASDHELQAVLLTCLYLSYSYMGNEISYPLKPFLVESCKEAFWDRCLSIIDLMSPKMLQVNADPHYFTQVFADLKKESGSEEKGRLLIGLDR; this is encoded by the coding sequence ATGGGCACGGTGCTGTCGCTGTCGCCGAGCTACCGGAAGGCCCCGCTGTTCGAGGAGGGGGCGGCCACGGTGGGGCACTACACGGCGGTGCAGAACAGCAAGAACGCGAAGGAGAAGGGCCTGAAGCGGCACTCGCTGATCTCCGTGCTGCCCTGGAAGCGCATCGCCGCCGTCTCCGCCAAGAAGAAGAGCTCCAAGAAGGTGCAGCCCAACGGCGGCTACCAGAGCAACGTGACCCACCTCAACAACGAGAACCTGAAGAAATCGCTCTCCTGCGCCAACCTCGCCACCTTCgcccccccgccgccccccgccgccgccgccgccgccctcgCCTCGGCGCAGAAGGCGCCCCCGGCCgcacccgccgccgccgccgccaccccgCGCCGGGTCGTGGTGCAGGCGTCCACCAGCGAGCTGCTGCGCTGCCTCGGCGAGTTCCTGTGCCGCCGCTGCTACCGCCTGAAGCACCTCTCGCCCACCGACCCcgtgctctggctgcgctccgtGGACCGctcgctgctgctgcagggctggcaggaccAGGGCTTCATCACGCCGGCCAACGTGGTCTTCCTCTACATGCTGTGCCGGGACGTCATCTCGGCCGAGGTGGCCAGCGACCACGaactgcaggcagtgctgctcacctgcctgTACCTCTCCTACTCCTACATGGGCAACGAGATCTCGTACCCGCTGAAGCCCTTCCTGGTGGAGAGCTGTAAGGAGGCCTTCTGGGACCGCTGCCTCTCCATCATCGACCTCATGAGCCCCAAGATGCTGCAGGTCAACGCCGACCCGCACTACTTCACGCAGGTCTTCGCCGACCTCAAGAAGGAGAGCGGCTCCGAGGAGAAGGGCCGGCTGCTCATCGGCCTCGACCGGTGa